One window from the genome of Gadus macrocephalus chromosome 7, ASM3116895v1 encodes:
- the wasf3a gene encoding actin-binding protein WASF3 isoform X1 translates to MPLVKRNIEPRHLCQGALPEGIGGELEYVTNNSLSAIIRQLSCLSKHAEDVFGELFDEANTFYVRANSLQDRVDRLAVKVTQLDSSVEEVSLQDINMRKAFKSSTLQDQQVVSKSTTPTSVDHLYTTSEPPPPLGGLNAFREDNVDAMKFYTDPSYFFDLWKEKMLQDTEEKKKERRRLREQKRFVDSSTLQREAKKVRKAGNRRQEWNMMAFDKELRPDPRRAQSLKRGGSLEGCLSPDGRRDLPDFPVPPCPPHASHHPKGHGYVAANPSPPAEHEYQSIEAHPGGGAPGYSKKRSHSAEPINGFPLPPVDYKSAEFPPSSRYPPPGPSIPSTLTAFASPVGALPPTPHIGPGYSLPPIPALGSRMAVVPPPPGPPPPPLPPAPPPHMAGYGKGGSMASDSKPGGDARSDLLSAIHMGIQLKQVQELQEQQNKPVGNDVATILSRRIAVEYSDSDDDSELEDNDWSD, encoded by the exons ATGCCGCTGGTCAAAAGAAATATCGAGCCACGCCACCTCTGCCAGGGCGCCTTGCCCGAGGGCATCGGCGGGGAGCTGGAATACGTCACCAACAACTCCCTGTCTGCCATCATCCGCCAGCTCAGCTGCCTCA GCAAACATGCAGAGGACGTGTTCGGAGAGCTGTTCGATGAGGCCAACACCTTCTATGTGCGCGCCAACTCCCTGCAGGACCGCGTCGACCGCCTGGCTGTCAAGGTCACCCAGCTGGACTCCAGCGTGGAGGAGG TGTCTCTTCAGGACATCAACATGAGGAAAGCGTTCAAGAGCTCCACCCTCCAGGACCAGCAGGTGGTGTCCAAGAGCACTACACCCACCTCCGTGGACCACCTGTACACCACCAGTGAACCGCCCCCGCCCCTTGGCGGCCTCAACGCCTTCAG AGAGGACAACGTGGATGCCATGAAGTTCTACACGGACCCGTCGTACTTCTTCGACCTGTGGAAGGAGAAGATGCTGCAGGacacggaggagaagaagaaggagcggAGGAGGCTCAGA GAGCAGAAGCGCTTCGTGGACAGCAGCACGCTGCAGCGCGAGGCCAAGAAGGTGCGGAAGGCGGGGAACCGCCGGCAGGAGTGGAACATGATGGCGTTCGACAAGGAGCTCCGCCCGGACCCCCGCCGCGCCCAGAGCCTCAAGCGGGGGGGCTCGTTGGAGGGGTGTCTGTCCCCAGACGGCAG ACGGGACCTCCCAGACTTCCCAGTGCCCCCCTGCCCGCCGCATGCCAGCCATCATCCCAAGGGGCATGGCTACGTGGCGGCCAACCCCTCGCCCCCCGCAGAGCACGAGTACCAGAGCATCGAAGCACAccccgggggcggggctccgggATACTCCAAAAAACGAAGTCACTCAGCTGAGCCAATCAACGGCTTCCCTCTGCCACCTGTGGACTACAA GTCAGCAGAGTTCCCTCCCAGCTCCAGAtacccccccccaggtccctccatcccctccacccTGACTGCCTTCGCCTCTCCCGTGGGTGCtctgccccccacccctcacatTGGCCCGGGCTACTCCCTCCCACCCATACCTGCCCTGGGTAGTCGCATGGCCGTGGTTCCACCCCCTCCcggacccccgccccctcccctccctccggcccctcccccccacatgGCGGGCTACGGTAAGGGAGGCTCGATGGCGTCGGACTCCAAGCCTGGGGGAGACGCCAGGAGCGACCTGCTCTCAGCGATACACATGG GAATCCAGCTGAA
- the wasf3a gene encoding actin-binding protein WASF3 isoform X2, with protein MPLVKRNIEPRHLCQGALPEGIGGELEYVTNNSLSAIIRQLSCLSKHAEDVFGELFDEANTFYVRANSLQDRVDRLAVKVTQLDSSVEEVSLQDINMRKAFKSSTLQDQQVVSKSTTPTSVDHLYTTSEPPPPLGGLNAFREDNVDAMKFYTDPSYFFDLWKEKMLQDTEEKKKERRRLRKRFVDSSTLQREAKKVRKAGNRRQEWNMMAFDKELRPDPRRAQSLKRGGSLEGCLSPDGRRDLPDFPVPPCPPHASHHPKGHGYVAANPSPPAEHEYQSIEAHPGGGAPGYSKKRSHSAEPINGFPLPPVDYKSAEFPPSSRYPPPGPSIPSTLTAFASPVGALPPTPHIGPGYSLPPIPALGSRMAVVPPPPGPPPPPLPPAPPPHMAGYGKGGSMASDSKPGGDARSDLLSAIHMGIQLKQVQELQEQQNKPVGNDVATILSRRIAVEYSDSDDDSELEDNDWSD; from the exons ATGCCGCTGGTCAAAAGAAATATCGAGCCACGCCACCTCTGCCAGGGCGCCTTGCCCGAGGGCATCGGCGGGGAGCTGGAATACGTCACCAACAACTCCCTGTCTGCCATCATCCGCCAGCTCAGCTGCCTCA GCAAACATGCAGAGGACGTGTTCGGAGAGCTGTTCGATGAGGCCAACACCTTCTATGTGCGCGCCAACTCCCTGCAGGACCGCGTCGACCGCCTGGCTGTCAAGGTCACCCAGCTGGACTCCAGCGTGGAGGAGG TGTCTCTTCAGGACATCAACATGAGGAAAGCGTTCAAGAGCTCCACCCTCCAGGACCAGCAGGTGGTGTCCAAGAGCACTACACCCACCTCCGTGGACCACCTGTACACCACCAGTGAACCGCCCCCGCCCCTTGGCGGCCTCAACGCCTTCAG AGAGGACAACGTGGATGCCATGAAGTTCTACACGGACCCGTCGTACTTCTTCGACCTGTGGAAGGAGAAGATGCTGCAGGacacggaggagaagaagaaggagcggAGGAGGCTCAGA AAGCGCTTCGTGGACAGCAGCACGCTGCAGCGCGAGGCCAAGAAGGTGCGGAAGGCGGGGAACCGCCGGCAGGAGTGGAACATGATGGCGTTCGACAAGGAGCTCCGCCCGGACCCCCGCCGCGCCCAGAGCCTCAAGCGGGGGGGCTCGTTGGAGGGGTGTCTGTCCCCAGACGGCAG ACGGGACCTCCCAGACTTCCCAGTGCCCCCCTGCCCGCCGCATGCCAGCCATCATCCCAAGGGGCATGGCTACGTGGCGGCCAACCCCTCGCCCCCCGCAGAGCACGAGTACCAGAGCATCGAAGCACAccccgggggcggggctccgggATACTCCAAAAAACGAAGTCACTCAGCTGAGCCAATCAACGGCTTCCCTCTGCCACCTGTGGACTACAA GTCAGCAGAGTTCCCTCCCAGCTCCAGAtacccccccccaggtccctccatcccctccacccTGACTGCCTTCGCCTCTCCCGTGGGTGCtctgccccccacccctcacatTGGCCCGGGCTACTCCCTCCCACCCATACCTGCCCTGGGTAGTCGCATGGCCGTGGTTCCACCCCCTCCcggacccccgccccctcccctccctccggcccctcccccccacatgGCGGGCTACGGTAAGGGAGGCTCGATGGCGTCGGACTCCAAGCCTGGGGGAGACGCCAGGAGCGACCTGCTCTCAGCGATACACATGG GAATCCAGCTGAA